The nucleotide window ATATGTGAACTTGGTAATATCTCCCCAGGTTTAGATGAGGCACATATTAATCCTTCACTAGCTCTAGAAAAGTCTGTCTTTTCTAAAGGTAGCCAAGTATTGGGAGGACAAAGCCAGGAAATCTGTTTGGGATTCTTTCAACAAACCCTGAAAGGGGACGAGATCTGGGTAAGCCTCCAATGACTAGGAAAATAAAGGAGGAGaaatcgtttaaaaaaaaaaaaagaaagaactgggcAGAAAAGCCTGATTTCTTTTAAGTGGAAAGGCAGAAGTTCTCCTCAGCAAGGACATCTGCTGGGATTTGGGAGTCTTTTGAGATCTGAACTTAAGATCTCAGAAGTGTACTATGGGTCAATGAGGACATGTTCTATTTGAAGCCTAAATTTGATTGTAGAAGAGGTGGTTTTAGGAAATATCCAAAAATTCTTTGATAATCTTCCCTTCAAAAAATGgaaactagggaattccctggcggtccagtgattaggagtCCACACTTTCACTGatgagggtgtgggttcgatccctggttggggaaataagatcccgcaagccgcgcagcgcggccaagaaaaaaaaaaaaaggaacctaaTTCTTCTCCCCTTGAATGTGAGCTGGATTTAGAGACTGGTGTGGCATAAAGCCAAAGTGACAATGAGTACTTTGGAGACTAAGTCATAAAAGGTGCTGTGTTTCCTGCTTGCTCTCTCTCAGGTCACttgctggggatggggtgggggagcccCAGCCGCCATGTTGAGAAGATATTCAGGCAGCCCTGTGGAGACGCCGGCATGATAAGAAGCTGATGCATTCTCCAACAGTCAGTGGGCAACTACCAACAGCCGTGTGAGTGAGCCATCTCAGGCCCAGTCAAACCTCATGTAACTGCAGCCTCTGCTGACAGCTTGATTTTTCACTTCTTGGGAGACCCTGAACCTGAACCACCCAACTAAACTACTCTCTGATTCCTGACCTtcagaaactgtgtgagataatacatttgttgttttaagctactaactTTTCTGGTAATTCACTACACAATAATAAATAACAGAtgcaagagaaaaaacaagaagagTTAGGAGTTATCTGACAGACTTCACTGGTCTAATAcaagggaataaataaaatatagtgggcacataaaaagaaaatctctcttttttctgagatcaagaaacaaataaatggcaaaaataaaagcTGAACCCAAGAATCAGTCCATACCTGGGCACACCTGTGCCAGGATCTCCAACAGCATTTtctagctttattttaaaaaacaaacaacaacaacaacaaacaagcaaacaaatccAGAATAACCACCAAAACCAAAGGCAAAAAATGAGTACTATTTTAAAGCATGACTTGCAGAGTACcagtgtcttagtctgctcaggctgctgtaacagaataccatagactaggtgtcttataaacaatagaaatgtatttctcacagttccggagactgggaagtccaagatcaaggtgctgtcaGATTCAGTATCTGGTAAGAGCCTACTTCCTAATTCATAGATGGCTATTTTCTCAGTGTGGAAGAGACAATGGGGTCTCTTTTATAGAGGCACTAATCGCATTCATGAGGGCCCTCCACttatgacctaagcacctcccaataaccctacctccaaatacccaATACCCTCACATTAGAGATtaggtttcaatatatgaattctgGGGGAACAGAAACATTCAGTCTATTGAAACCAGTCTGTTTTTAAAGATTAGAAGCTTAGGAACTGTGTTCTTAGCCTCTGTCCCTGTTGTAAACCCAAGAGGGCGAGGCAGTAGAGGATCCCTACCCCAAAGGACCCACACCTTCATTTTGATTCTTGTCTTCTCAGTATCCAACCCTGCAGATGCTAGTAAGTTGAAGTGAATGAAAGGGAATCAGAGTTTCTGGCAGCTATTGTCTGATATATTTCAGGCATGATAACTAGCTACATTAGGAGACACTTAGAAGGGACTATAAAGACCATGGTATtataaaattttggaaacaaGGTAGGACATTATACAAAACAAGGAGGGAGTGTTAGGCATGAAAAGCTGTGTATATTAGAGAATACATTTAGGTTTTGAGAGAGTTTCAGGAGAAAGTAAGGGGTTTCTTAAAGGTTTTTGCAAATTAAGGTTCTGACTTGGTAAAAGGCCAATCTATGTGGAGAAATAAGACTATATGGAATGGAAGGAAAGATTTGAGAGGTTAAGTTCATGGAGTTGAAAAGACTCCAAATGGCTAGTGGTGTTTTggattagtgtgtgtgtgtgtttggggacaGGAGAAATGAGAATTAGGAAAGATACTAGTTACTAGTCAGTAAACTAATTTTGAACGAAGAACAATTAAAgaacaataaaagagaaaaaaattaaaaacaaaaagaaaagtaagagatATAAACACAATCTACCAGCTAATTCCAAAGGTTTAatcaaaacagagaaaacaaaatcaagtGTCAAGAAAATAAACGTGTGGCACATCAAATTGAAAATACAGTAATAATGAAAAGGATTGAGCCCAACACTTGGAACTAAGAACATTAAGAATTGTCAACCAGACAAGTGTGAATCAGTAGCAACCCTCAGAACATTGGAAAGGCAAGTATACCTACCTCATTTATTCATCTGATTGAAGGGGAAAGGAATTCTATGGACTGTAAAGCATTGCCAACGTTTCTCTCAGAAAAGAATAGCTCTCCTAAtgtgagaaacaaacaaacaactcctAAATATTTATCCCAATTATTCAACAAGAATTTATCAGGcaatatcattattatttgctgagaaagacaaaaaggaagcCTTTGAACAGTACTTAATTTAAATAACATTCTCAaactcaattttttaattgaattatatttgatttacaattttatgtaagtttcaggtgtacaacaaggTGATTCAAATATACCTATATATCTATGTACATACAGATAtctatctttttcagattcttttccattataggttatcaaaAGACTCAAACTTTTTAAGCTGAGAAATCTGCAGTTTGTTTCCTCCATGAAGGTCGGAGAAGAGacttaacaaattattttaacaaagagaatcaCACCTTTGGGACACATAGATGTGAATATAAATATTTCCAGGGCAAAGCATTGGCAACGCAACTGTATTTGTAAATTAAAGGCATGGAGTTTTTGGGTGCACTTGATTTCTCAGTTGAACAAAGGAGAGAAGcgagggggggagggggcagggcggtAATCCCTGAGAGGCATTTTTACTTGTTCATGGACTCACCAAAGGAAACTACAGGTAAAAGATTACCTTCCTCAAACAGCTTCCTGAAGTGTTTCTAAGTGAGatgaagaaaatttgaaaaagccAGTACTACCCCGCAAATTGTGGCAGCCAGTGAGGGAAGGGAAAGTAAGGTGATAGGATGAGTAAGGAAAAGGGGAGAGCACCGACGCTGAGAACGACAAAAAACCCCACCTGGAAGCTATCTATAATCAGGCGGCCAGCCACGAGGTTTCACAAAAGCTCCCAAATGCCTACAATCATCGCTCTTGAGATGCGCCATTCATTCCAGCAGCCACAAGTCGCTAAGAGatggcagaaaacaaaacaaaacaaaacaaaacggacAGCAAGGCCTGACCAAACCAAAAGAAAGGTCTTCCAGGGGCGGGCGAGCGCAACACAATGTAGAAATTAGGCTGAGGGATTTTCATTAGGCGCCGGTTCTGACCAAGTAGTTTAAGCACCGCCCTTTCCAGTTTGCTGAAAACGTGGGCGGGGCTTCGGGTCTGGAACCTCCCTGAAGAGACGCAGCTGGCTTGAGCGGTTCCCAACCAGGTCCGATATACCACTATATAAAACACCGCCTTTGCGAATTGGAGCACCGTGTTCGATTAGTAATTGGTGAAATGTCTGGTCGCGGTAAGGGTGGGAAGGGCCTGGGGAAAGGAGGTGCTAAGCGCCACCGCAAAGTTCTGCGTGATAATATCCAGGGCATTACCAAGCCGGCTATCCGACGCCTAGCTCGGCGTGGCGGGGTGAAGCGCATCTCCGGCCTCATCTATGAGGAGACCCGTGGGGTGCTAAAGGTGTTTCTGGAGAACGTGATCCGGGATGCCGTTACGTACACTGAGCACGCCAAGCGCAAGACTGTCACTGCTATGGACGTGGTCTACGCGCTCAAGCGCCAGGGACGCACTCTGTACGGCTTTGGCGGTTAGAGTTCCAAAGGCATCATAACGTCGCTTAAAGGCCCTTTTTAGGGCCACCCACGAAATCTGTTAAAGAGCTGTAGGCATTAATGTGCATTTTAAGTATTTTGGAGTAGTTGGGTTGGGGGGGCTAAAAATTTGAAGTTGAGCTTAGGTTGCGCGTTGTCGCAGTCCCCAAGCCCTCGTCAGCCTTCCCACCTACAGTGGCAAATTCTCTGATAACTCAGCTGCGTTGCCAGTTTTTACAGAGGTTTAGTGTAAGCTCGGGCTCATCTAGCCTATGTCGACTGCACTCGCACTCCCACGTCAAGGGCAAAGTAATGATACAGTATGGCGAGTAATGCCTAAAATACTATCATACCTTTTTTGCAGAAAAAGTTGGCCGACCCTCGTTTTAATAAGCTGAGAGGTTCTTAAGCACGCTGAAGTTTGAGACCACTGGCATAGAACATGGCTGGATTTCGACTTTCAATGCCTCCGTTTATCATAAGCTGGttggttcccttttatgttattcaGTAAACTATTTTTGTCAAGAACCCAATCATGACATCTtgtactgtatttaaaatagtgcAAGGTACTTTGAGATTCTCTAGATAGCACCTTAAGAATTTTGATGCAtcctgcaatctttttttttttggcggtacgcgggcctctcaacgccgcggcctctcccaccgcggagcacaggctcaggaagcgcaggcccagcggccacggcccgcgggaccctcccggaccggggcacgaacccgcgccccccgcatcggcaggcggacccccaaccaccgcgccaccagggaagcccatcctgcAGTCTTTTAAAGCCAATAAGATACCTCCTCTGTACATTATCCTAATGACCGAAGTAGAAGCGGGAAAACGCTTCCTTTTCTTTGAGGAATAAGCCTAGAACCAATTTTGTGGGCGGGGAAGGGCGGGGCAGGCGAGGGAGGCAGCAGTCTATTGTCCAATCAAGACGCGAGGGTTCCTATATATATTGGGACGACTGGGTCTTGTTACTACTGTTAAACTAATTGGCGCTGCTCGTGCATGGCTCGCACGAAGCAGACCGCTCGCAAGTCCACAGGCGGCAAGGCGCCGCGCAAGCAGCTGGCCACCAAGGCGGCCCGCAAGAGCGCGCCGGCCACGGGCGGCGTGAAGAAGCCGCACCGCTACCGGCCCGGCACGGTGGCCCTGCGCGAGATCCGTCGCTACCAGAAGTCCACGGAGCTGCTGATCCGCAAGCTGCCGTTCCAGCGCCTGGTGCGCGAGATCGCGCAGGACTTCAAGACCGACCTGCGCTTCCAGAGCTCGGCCGTGATGGCGCTGCAGGAGGCGTGCGAGGCCTACCTGGTAGGGCTCTTCGAGGACACCAACTTGTGTGCCATCCACGCCAAGCGCGTCACCATCATGCCCAAGGACATCCAGCTCGCCCGTCGCATCCGCGGGGAAAGGGCTTAAATCTTACACCGCCTCCTATTAATATACCTCATTCGAAAAGGCTCTTTTCAGAGCCCCTCAACTGTCACTAGAAAGGAACTGTTCATTCTAGAGGATACATGTTAtccccaaaagaaaaatgacaggagGGTTTTGATGAAATAGCTGTTGTGGGCTCAATTGTTACTGTGTCACTTCAGTGCTGCATATTTGGGATTAAGCTGCAGACGGAGGTTACTGTATTCTGTGATCCTAGTCAGCCTATTGAGCTGTTTCTGGGGAAGCATACTTAAAGTGATACAACCGTTAAGCCTTTGGCTACACGAAGGGACTGAAGAAAAACTGGCCCATACCTTGCGAAAGTTTATTGGTTTCTGTGGATAATTGTGTAAATGGCAAATgaagggttttttggtttgtttttgcccAGTACCCTAGCTCCTTGACTTCAGAAAATGTGCCTCTTGCCTTCCTGTTGCAGAAAGAAATACTGGTCGAGGTTCAAGCCTCACAGCTGCCATTTACTACTAGCTGTATAATCTTTGCCAAATTACTCATCTCTCTGGGACTCACCTAGAACAGCTGTAAAATGTAGCAGACGAATTGGTTTGTAGGGCATGCTTAGATTCGTTCCTGGCAGTTAAatgctcaatgaatgttagctCTCTTTACTATGCTTCTCTCCTGTAAAGCATGACTTCCCCCAACCTCTTCCCAAATTTTCTGAAAGTTTTGTGATTGAAAAAGTGGGAAATACTTGGTTGGAACATTTTCTTGTTAAGATCTCCTTTTTAGATCTCGATTTGCATAGTTCTGAAAGGCAGGCCTGTAGCAACACACTATAAACTGTGTCTGTGAGAAGGAATACAAAACAGCAAAagagccaaatagtaaatattttaggttttgcaggcaACATATAGTCtgtcacagttttttaaaaatacaatttaaaaatagaaaaactcaGCTCGACGGCCATACAAAAATAGGCCACTGTCTAGATTTGGCCATAGTAGGCTATAGTTTCAACTCCAGGAGCTCCTGAAGAGACGAAGTGTATTGGCCTACAGTTTTTCACAGGGGAGAACTGTTGATTGCATGAGAGATCCTAATCATCACCCCATCCAGGCACAAAATCCTGTCCatgcctccccctcccacctcccaataAATAGCAAACTTCATCCTCCATTCCACTTCCTGGTTATTGCCTCAGTTCCCTTGGATGTTAATGTTTTCCTGAATTCTCTTAAACTTCTATAACCTCCAGTCCCTTAAGAGCCAGTCCACACTTATAGTCAGTGGCCAATTATTTTACTGGAAGATACAGGTCTATGTTCACTTAAACACGCAAAAATATCCACACTGATGTCCTACAAAAGAGGGTGTTTTGACCGTGTAATTTGTTAAATGTTGATGGAGGTAAGGAGTTTGAGAGCATTGGGAAAAGCACCGTGAAAGAGGGACAAAGTCCCATGCCATCTAAACAGTTTGCACTTTCGAGGGCTACTGGAAGCCCTTGAATAATTTTTAGCAGGTTTCAGGgttttttctaaaatacattaTCGGGGTTAagcatttttctttgttcttattttattggATTCGCTTAGGAATTAAAGAGAGAAAGCATCTCaatcaaaaacaaaccaaatttGTTTGAATGAAGGTCATTGGATCCTGTAGCCAAAGCAATTTCTATTCCTCCTGGAAGAAGTCACTTTGGCAACAGAACTTTTCCTAGCGGCAAAATCCCATTCTCTAAAGACAGTGGCACGTGGAAACTCCTTGGGAGGCAGAACCGGTTTTTAAAGTAAGATCTATATGGTTAATTTGGGGCTGTAGGCAACCAGCTGTCCTGCGCCTGTGTTACTTGCCGCAGTTTGAAACAAAGTTTATGGCAAAACCACGGAACCTAATGTCTTTCCTCTTGCAAAAATCAAAGGCCAAACTTAGGgacaaaaccttttaaaaaacgTTCACTTGGTACTTAGTAAAAATTTATTGCAACAATGCAACTAACTAGCTCGATGCCTTACGCCTGATGGACACATATGAAAAGctgaagggatttttaaaaatatctttcattaATTGCGCGTGAttcataaaaacacaaacaagtatGTGAACATGGAGGCTGTTTTCCTCCTTTGGAGCTTCAAAGAGTCAAATTCTGTACCACTGTTTTTAGCATTTAATCAAATTTTGGGACTAACAAACACAATTTGGGAGTCCAACCACGAGAGCCGGCTGCCTGAGGGCGGTGGATCGGACGCTCCACCAATCACAGGGCAGCACCGGCTTATATAAGCCCCGGGCCCGAGCAAGGTAGCATTGCAAAACTTGCTCTTTGGGTTTTGAATCTCTCTTCTTCTAGCAGTTTCTTCCGTCGCCATGTCGGAGACCGCTCCTGCTGAGACGGCTGCCCCGGCGCCGGTGGAGAAATCTCCTGCCAAGAAGAAGTCTACTAAGAAGTCCGCGAGCGGTGGCGCGGCTAAGCGCAAGGCGACCGGGCCCCCAGTTTCTGAGCTGATCACTAAGGCTGTGGCCGCCTCCAAAGAGCGCAATGGCCTTTCTTTGGCAGCGCTCAAGAAGACCCTGGCAGCTGGCGGCTACGACGTGGAGAAGAACAACAGTCGAATCAAGCTGGGTCTCAAGAGCCTGGTGAGCAAGGGTACCCTTGTGCAGACCAAGGGCACGGGTGCTTCCGGCTCCTTTAAGCTCAATAGGAAGGCGCCCACCGGGGAAGCCAAGCCGAAGGCCAAGAAGGCGGGGGCTGCTAAAGCGAAAAAACCTGCAGGGGCCACCCCTAAGAAGCCCAAGAAGGCTGCGGGAGCAAAGAAAGCAGTGAAGAAGACTCCCAAGAAGGCGAAGAAGCCCGCAGCCGCTGGCGTCAAAAAGGTGGCCAAGAGTCCCAAGAAAACCAAAGCCGCGGCAAAGCCGAAGAAAACTGCCAAAAGCCCCGCTAAGCCTAAGGCAGTGAAGCCAAAAGCGGCGAAACCCAAAGCTGCCAAGCCTAAGGCAGCAAAACCCAAAGCTGCAAAGGCAAAGAAGGCGGCTCCCAAAAAGAAGTAGGAAGTTGGCGCTTAAGACGCAAACCCCAAAGGCTCTTTTCAGAGCCACCCAGAGATCTCTGAAAACAGCTGTGCATTGAGTAACAATTCTCAGCCGCCCGCCAAGAAAAAATTGCTTGCCCTCTACTTCCACTAAACGTTTTCACCTTTCCTCCTGCTTGGAACTCAAAGCGAAAAACATACTCTTTTTAAAGCACAACAAAGTTAGAAAATTTGACCTGCATCCAGGAACCTGCAAAATTGTCCACAAACACGTTAAATGTGAGTTGACCATTTTAAGACATTTTGGTTCCTGGGTGTTTAGctacaaagaaatttttaaagttaaaaagccCGCGTCACGTTCAGATAGGTAAACTGTTTCTGTTCAAATGGTAGACGTTTTTATTCCGGTTTATGCACCACCTAATTCACTGCACACATCTATTTTTGTTATTGCAGGAATCAAGGCACAGAGCATAACTTTAGCACTGGCAGAGGTCGAGTTATACCGCAAATAAGCCGAGAAAGTGTTTTGATTGTCTTCAGGGGCCCTTAAAGATACTTTGATTTTGCGTCTTGACACTGCACTCACTTCCTTACCAACAGCTCTTGATATCTTCCTGACATTCCGAGGACATGACTAGGAGTCCGAAAAGTGGCTCAAACTGCTTGCCAAATTAATTACATGAAGTAATTTCTTTTCCCCAGGCAATAATGACAATGGAATTAAATGAAACTACTGTCCCAGCTCCTCCGCAGAAAAAGTAGGTGGCTCTGAAAAGAGCCTTTGGTTTCGAAGGCGTTGCTCTTGAGGCCTTACTTGCCCTTGGCCTTGTGGTGGCTCTCGGTCTTCTTGGGCAGCAGCACCGCCTGGATGTTGGGCAGGACGCCGCCCTGAGCGATGGTGACTTTGCCTAGCAGCTTGTTGAGCTCCTCGTCGTTACGGATGGCCAGCTGCAGGTGGCGCGGGATGATGCGCGTTTTCTTATTGTCGCGGGCCGCGTTGCCCGCCAGCTCCAGGATCTCGGCCGTCAGGTACTCCAACACCGCCGCCAAGTACACCGGTGCGCCGGCCCCGACCCGCTCAGCGTAGTTGCCCTTGCGGAGCAGGCGGTGCACTCGGCCCACGGGAAACTGGAGCCCGGCGCGAGAAGAGCGAGTCTTGGCCTTGGCGCGAACTTTGCCGCCTTGCTTGCCACGTCCAGACATAATGCTGTGTTTTAAAGCCTACACCAGAAGCAACTAAGGTGAAAGAAGAAAATCGCACATTTTATAGCTGCAGCTGGGCGCGAAAAAGAAGCTATTCCATTGGGTAAAGTAGTAATTCCGTTTTAAAAGAGACGTGTCGGTCCTTTAAATGCGCGTTCTGATTGGACAAAGTTGATAATGACGTCATTAGCAGTGTTCGCCAATCAGACATAGAACTTTACTAAGTGTCATTTGAATATGCAGTTGTAAGTGAAACGGACTCGCCTCGCCCATTGCTCACTCTTTGTTTCTCGAGGATTTTGTTAACGCCACTTCACCATGCCTGAGCTTGCCAAGTCCGCTCCTGCCCCAAAGAAAGGCTCCAAGAAGGCGGTGACCAAGGCTCAGAAGAAAGACGGCAAGAAGCGCAAGCGCAGCCGCAAGGAGAGCTACTCCGTATACGTGTACAAAGTGCTGAAGCAGGTCCACCCGGACACCGGCATCTCGTCCAAGGCCATGGGCATCATGAACTCGTTCGTTAACGACATCTTCGAGCGCATCGCGGGCGAGGCGTCGCGCCTGGCGCATTACAACAAGCGCTCGACTATCACCTCCAGGGAGATCCAGACGGCCGTGCGCTTGCTGCTGCCCGGCGAGCTGGCCAAGCACGCCGTGTCTGAGGGCACCAAGGCTGTCACCAAGTACACCAGCTCCAAGTGAGCCACTGGCTGCAAAGCAGTTGATCAGGTTCCGTCATATCCAAAGGCTCTTTTCAGAGCCATCCACGCTTTCCAAAGAGAACTGGCACTTAGTTTAAACAGCTTTAGAGGTAGACAAAAGCAATATAAATCTGAAGCCTTTAGTAAATGCTGCTTAATTTGTGCAACAAATTAGATGTTGGGTTTGTGGCATTTCAAATAAGATGATCTTGATAACAAGTTGTACATGTTACAGCCATCACCCAAAACGAATTTTATTgtgcttatttcacttactgtCCAGCTCAGCTTTACTCTGAGGATCAATCTTTAAGTTAGTGGCTAGCAAATTTCAAATGCTCTTTAACTGAACGTTTACTTATCTTACGTCATTTTTCAGCAGTTGTACACTTGCCATTCCATGCCCTGACCCTCACCATGCTTTATAAATATCACCccaaaaaatggattaaaggaaaACAAGCAGGTAGTGTCCCCTTTAGATTTTTCATGTAATTTGATCCTGCTGCATTCTTAAGTTTTTGGGAATGGCATTTCTGTTCACTATTATTTTTACATGGTCAaattttttaattgggaaaaagaatttagagtatcAGTTTCTTTACTGAGTCAGTTCCACATTTCATCTCACTCTGTTTCCTCTTtaccttttttccccttgtaATAAGGGAGAAACtctaaatgaaaaggcaatctttgagacctgaaggatggCATTTTTCTCCAAGGGGGAAGCGCAATCTCCCGGTGTTTAGGCCCGTATTTCAGAGCTAATTAGGCATTCTCAAAAATCAGTGTGGAAATATAAGTCCCAAGCATGCTACAGACTATCAGATATTAAGATGGTAAAACCCAACATCTTTACTGTTTTTCTAGATATTATTCAATCTTTTCCCATTAAAGGACAGGAGGCCTTGGGCTTCTGGGATAGAAAGCACAAAATTGGGGCTGAACTTATGAGCTCAGGAACAAAGGAGAGTTAAGCCAAAACTGTAGACAAAAGCCAGTGATTGCCTTCCCCGTAGCCTCAAAAAGGTCACTAGAAATATGCAGAATATTTATGGAGTTTAATATTAGTTCATTTCTTTACTACATCAATTAACAGTGAATATGAAATTAGAATTGTTATTGATGTAGTGAAGACATGACTAATATCAGGCCTAGAAAGATAGTTATTTCCTGAAATGTACCATATAGCcgttctccattctgtttctgttaAGCCCCAGTTCCTCTACCATCTAAATCCTGTCTGTCCTGCAAAGCCAATCTCAAATCTAATCGCCTCTCTGATTATTCCAACTTGCATTGTTTTACCTTCTTGAAGTTTctccagtttttttcctttttatttcaacctctcccacacacacacaccctgtctatATTTAAACCAGGACCTC belongs to Orcinus orca chromosome 10, mOrcOrc1.1, whole genome shotgun sequence and includes:
- the LOC101284228 gene encoding uncharacterized protein LOC101284228, with product MSGRGKGGKGLGKGGAKRHRKVLRDNIQGITKPAIRRLARRGGVKRISGLIYEETRGVLKVFLENVIRDAVTYTEHAKRKTVTAMDVVYALKRQGRTLYGFGDWRCSCMARTKQTARKSTGGKAPRKQLATKAARKSAPATGGVKKPHRYRPGTVALREIRRYQKSTELLIRKLPFQRLVREIAQDFKTDLRFQSSAVMALQEACEAYLVGLFEDTNFVIVFGMSGRGKGGKGLGKGGAKRHRKVLRDNIQGITKPAIRRLARRGGVKRISGLIYEETRGVLKVFLENVIRDAVTYTEHAKRKTVTAMDVVYALKRQGRTLYGFGG
- the H1-5 gene encoding histone H1.5, which gives rise to MSETAPAETAAPAPVEKSPAKKKSTKKSASGGAAKRKATGPPVSELITKAVAASKERNGLSLAALKKTLAAGGYDVEKNNSRIKLGLKSLVSKGTLVQTKGTGASGSFKLNRKAPTGEAKPKAKKAGAAKAKKPAGATPKKPKKAAGAKKAVKKTPKKAKKPAAAGVKKVAKSPKKTKAAAKPKKTAKSPAKPKAVKPKAAKPKAAKPKAAKPKAAKAKKAAPKKK
- the LOC101282456 gene encoding histone H2A type 1-like, with the protein product MSGRGKQGGKVRAKAKTRSSRAGLQFPVGRVHRLLRKGNYAERVGAGAPVYLAAVLEYLTAEILELAGNAARDNKKTRIIPRHLQLAIRNDEELNKLLGKVTIAQGGVLPNIQAVLLPKKTESHHKAKGK
- the LOC105748910 gene encoding histone H2B type 1-L, whose product is MPELAKSAPAPKKGSKKAVTKAQKKDGKKRKRSRKESYSVYVYKVLKQVHPDTGISSKAMGIMNSFVNDIFERIAGEASRLAHYNKRSTITSREIQTAVRLLLPGELAKHAVSEGTKAVTKYTSSK